CCAATGTTGCCATGGAGACCAGGAAGAAAAGGTCTATCATGAACTTTGCCGGATAGTAGACGAGTGGGTTGAAATTTATAAACAGGAAGGATTGTCCCTTCCAAGCCCGACAAATAAAAAATTCTCAGGAAAATTTCAGTTAAGGCTAGGGAGCGAACTGCACAAAGTTCTTGCTCTTAAGGCTATG
This genomic interval from Pseudomonadota bacterium contains the following:
- a CDS encoding toxin-antitoxin system HicB family antitoxin, with the translated sequence MKERDQYIKIVEWSEEDQCYVGSIPGWIGQCCHGDQEEKVYHELCRIVDEWVEIYKQEGLSLPSPTNKKFSGKFQLRLGSELHKVLALKAMQTGDSLNSFCIKILKKGVHLKY